In Eubacteriales bacterium mix99, the DNA window ACTTACCCCGGATGTGGCAATCATCGATCCCCAGTTTGTCTCCACCATGCCGAAGTCCATTACCGCAGACACCGGTATGGATGTCCTGACGCATGCCATTGAAGCTTATGTGTCCGTGATTGCTTCGGATTATACCGATGGGCTGGCCATGAAAGCCATCGAGATGGTGTTCCGGTATCTGCCCCGAAGCTACGAAAACCCCAGTGATGAAGAAGCCCGGGAAAAAATCCATAACGCTTCCTGCATTGCCGGCATGGCCTTTTCCAATGCGTTCCTGGGAATCAATCACTCCCTGGCACACAAACTGGGTGGGGAATTCCATATTCCGCATGGCCGCGCCAACGCCATTCTGCTCCCCTACACCATCGATTACAATGCGCAGAAGCCCTATAAATTTGCCATTTTCCCGAAATACAGCGAATTCGTGGCAGACGCCCGCTATGCGCAGATATCCCGTCATATGGATTTTGGCGGCAGTACCACGGAAGAACAGATCACAAGCCTGATCCGGGCCATACAGGACCTGATGAAGCGCCTGAACGAGCCTGCATCCATTCAGGAATGCGGTGTGGACGAAAACGATTTTCTGGCGGCTCTGCCGAAACTTTCGGAAAAGGCCTTTGAAGATCAATGCACCACGGCCAACCCCCGCTATCCCCTGGTAAGCGATCTGAAGGAACTGTACCGCAAAGCCTATTACGGGGAACCGATCCGATGAAATCGGCCGTGGAATAAAATACCTGAGTTGTATCAAAAAATGATGAGGACAAAGAAACATATAGGTTCCAGGTATATGGGACAGGAGGAGGAATTATGAACGTCTACGTTTGTGTCGGCAGTTCCTGCCATTTGAAGGGATCTTACCACATTGTCCGTCTGATGAAGGAACATATGAAGAAGAGCGGGCTGGCAGACAAAGTGAATCTGTCTGCCTCCTTTTGCCTGGGAAAATGCACCGACGGCGTCACCATCCAGGTGGACGACCAGATCGTATGCGGCGTCTCATCGGAAAACTTTTCGGATGTATTCAACAAATATATATTGAAAGGCGCAGAGGAAGACGGAAATGAGTAAAAACTTTCTGGGCCTGAAAAAATCGAACTGCAAAAACTGTTACAAGTGTATCCGGCATTGCCCGGTAAAATCCATCAAGTTCTCTGACAACCAGGCGCACATTCTGGAGGAGGACTGCATTCTATGCGGGCAGTGTTTTGTCAACTGCCCGCAGAATGCAAAGATTATAAGAAACGACACAGGCCGGGTACGGGAGATGATCTGCTCTTCCCGCCCGGTTTATGCCAGTGTTGCTCCGTCCTTTGTCGCCAACTACGAGGGAGTAACGATCCAATCCATGGAAATGGCGCTGCAAAGGCTGGGATTCGCTGCTGCGGAAGAAACAGCGGTGGGAGCAACCATCGTAAAGAAACAATATGATGAAATGATACGGCAAGGGGACCGGGACGTGATCATTTCATCCTGCTGCCATTCGGTGAATACCCTGATCCAGAAATATTATCCGGAGGCACTGAAATATCTTGCCCCTGTGATTTCTCCCATGCAGGCACATTGCAGGAAAATAAAAAAGGAACATCCGGATGCCTTTACGGTATTTATCGGCCCGTGCATCTCCAAAAAAGCGGAGGCGGAAGAATATAGGGGGATCGTGGACTGCGTACTGACCTTCGAAGAGCTGACGGAATGGCTGGAGGAAGAGAACGTTTCCCTTTCCCCTGAGCCGTTTCCGGAAAAACAGGGCATTGGACGCGCCAGGCTCTTCCCCGCTGCCGGAGGCATTATCCGGTCCATGGACTGCCCCCGCAGCGATTACAGCTACATTACCATTGATGGTACGGAAAACTGCATCCATGCCCTGGAAGACATTGTGTGCGGTCACATTTCCAGGTGCTTTATCGAAATGTCCGCCTGCGCAGGCAGCTGCATCGGAGGACCCGCCATGGACCAGGACCGGAGGGTTACCGTCCGGGATTATCTTGCTGTGGACCGCTATGCCGGCGAAACGGATTTCCCGGTTGCCATACCGGACAAAAAGGAGTTGGAAAAGAATCTGCCCTATCTGGAAAGAAAGGTCGAAATGCCCGGCAGCGATGCCATCCGGGAAATTCTGCTCCTCATGGGAAAACCCACTCCGGAGCAGGAACTGAACTGCGGAAGCTGCGGCTACAACACCTGCCGGG includes these proteins:
- a CDS encoding (2Fe-2S) ferredoxin domain-containing protein; the encoded protein is MNVYVCVGSSCHLKGSYHIVRLMKEHMKKSGLADKVNLSASFCLGKCTDGVTIQVDDQIVCGVSSENFSDVFNKYILKGAEEDGNE
- a CDS encoding [Fe-Fe] hydrogenase large subunit C-terminal domain-containing protein, with translation MSKNFLGLKKSNCKNCYKCIRHCPVKSIKFSDNQAHILEEDCILCGQCFVNCPQNAKIIRNDTGRVREMICSSRPVYASVAPSFVANYEGVTIQSMEMALQRLGFAAAEETAVGATIVKKQYDEMIRQGDRDVIISSCCHSVNTLIQKYYPEALKYLAPVISPMQAHCRKIKKEHPDAFTVFIGPCISKKAEAEEYRGIVDCVLTFEELTEWLEEENVSLSPEPFPEKQGIGRARLFPAAGGIIRSMDCPRSDYSYITIDGTENCIHALEDIVCGHISRCFIEMSACAGSCIGGPAMDQDRRVTVRDYLAVDRYAGETDFPVAIPDKKELEKNLPYLERKVEMPGSDAIREILLLMGKPTPEQELNCGSCGYNTCREKAVAVYLGKADLSMCLPFLKEKAESFSDNIFNNTPNGIMVLNEDLEIQQINESACRIMNIKNSRGAIDKPVVNFLDPIEYITVLSTGKSTRDKPIFLPQYKKYIRETIVYDKSFHILISIMRNVTEEETERIRKEQSNRTTIEITDKVIEKQMRVVQEIASLLGETTAETKIALTKLKESLENE